From Planctomycetia bacterium, the proteins below share one genomic window:
- a CDS encoding S49 family peptidase — MHQLNLSAEPIADLTGVQFARLDEYCGLWSIEPTRGLALFDRCANTDLLAHVLAAGTRRVQSKMKTLAVAGPNAQSPLQIAVITIAGTLMKQESSLDSSSSTIQLKRDISQAANDATIGGIMLVIDSPGGSVAGTADLAAAVSAANLKKPVHAFGEDLVASAAYWVASQTERFTANDNTALIGSIGTFIGTYDASAAAAMKGMKAKVYATGPLKGAGFPGAAITPEQDAYLQSIVDQTQQHFADAVSAGRKMSPDQVKQVATGGVFVAQNALKLGLIDGIESFDAAMSALTSAIQQRANSTTGGRVATGKETPMSVNTAPASAASSTTSTSDAAAATAGAPTTTTAAAAAPATAVAATPTTPAAEANAVEPPGKRFITAFGPQGGVWYAEGLSFEEAKDRRIAALTSEVTDLKTQVATLTQVNKTLRGEAAPVTGGSDAKDAGQKTGDDAARFSGKLSTGMSAYAAGLGLKSLTAAKK, encoded by the coding sequence ATGCACCAGCTTAATCTCAGCGCGGAACCGATCGCCGACCTGACGGGCGTGCAATTCGCGCGGCTCGATGAGTATTGCGGCCTCTGGTCGATCGAACCGACGCGCGGCCTGGCGTTGTTCGATCGCTGCGCCAACACCGACCTCTTGGCTCATGTGCTCGCCGCAGGGACGCGGCGGGTGCAGAGCAAGATGAAGACGCTCGCGGTCGCCGGCCCGAATGCGCAGTCGCCGCTGCAGATCGCCGTCATCACGATCGCCGGCACGCTCATGAAACAGGAGTCGTCGCTCGATTCGTCGAGCTCGACGATTCAATTGAAGCGCGACATCAGCCAAGCGGCGAACGACGCGACGATCGGCGGCATCATGCTCGTGATCGATTCGCCGGGCGGATCCGTCGCCGGTACCGCCGACCTCGCCGCCGCGGTCAGCGCCGCCAATCTCAAGAAACCGGTGCATGCCTTCGGCGAAGATCTCGTCGCGAGCGCAGCCTACTGGGTCGCCAGTCAGACGGAACGCTTCACGGCGAACGACAACACCGCGCTGATCGGCTCGATCGGCACCTTCATCGGCACCTACGACGCCAGCGCCGCCGCCGCGATGAAGGGGATGAAGGCGAAGGTCTATGCGACCGGTCCGCTCAAGGGAGCCGGTTTCCCCGGCGCGGCGATCACGCCCGAGCAGGACGCGTATCTCCAGTCGATCGTCGATCAGACGCAACAGCACTTCGCCGACGCCGTGAGTGCCGGGCGCAAGATGTCGCCCGATCAAGTCAAGCAGGTCGCGACGGGCGGTGTGTTCGTCGCGCAGAACGCTTTGAAACTCGGCCTGATCGACGGCATCGAATCGTTCGATGCCGCGATGAGCGCTTTAACGTCCGCCATTCAACAGCGGGCCAACTCTACGACAGGCGGTCGCGTTGCGACCGGGAAGGAGACTCCGATGTCGGTCAATACCGCTCCGGCTAGCGCCGCTTCGAGCACCACCAGCACCAGCGACGCGGCGGCCGCAACGGCCGGAGCGCCGACGACGACCACGGCGGCAGCCGCCGCGCCGGCGACGGCCGTCGCGGCGACCCCGACGACTCCCGCGGCGGAAGCCAACGCCGTCGAACCGCCGGGCAAACGCTTCATCACGGCGTTCGGTCCGCAAGGAGGCGTCTGGTACGCCGAGGGGCTCAGCTTCGAGGAGGCGAAGGATCGTCGGATCGCCGCCCTGACGAGCGAGGTCACCGATCTGAAGACGCAAGTCGCCACGCTCACGCAGGTCAACAAGACGCTGCGCGGCGAAGCGGCTCCGGTCACCGGCGGCTCGGATGCGAAAGACGCCGGCCAGAAGACCGGCGACGACGCCGCGCGCTTCAGCGGCAAGCTCTCGACCGGCATGTCGGCCTACGCGGCCGGCCTCGGCCTGAAGAGCCTCACCGCGGCGAAGAAGTAA
- a CDS encoding phage portal protein, with protein MIAFANQAAADARKNSNRFNASIERKYFGGSFPGNDTSGDPRQAGYDAAKKTEKRRSVPVSTKSEDNELPADKRSQLLTLGRDCRRNMAIAAWAIRKHLDYVASFTFKASTGNGEFDDVLEKFVRNWGKKENFDVARRHPLKRWIRIAEASRTLDGDVGVVKLASKKVQAVEGDRIRNFSGSTEGDAWVQGVQVDTAGGALAYAVGKRKPKGDGFEFERVIPIENMILHGYFDRFDQYRGISPIAAGLNSLRDVYECGELALAKMKVAQLFALAIFSNVSEDIGVTLPGASDADDEEEAEEGEEADDAEGKYKVDLGGGPIKLELQDRDRAEFLESKSPSVEFQQFVNTSIAVALKSLDIPYTFYDESFTNYSGGRQALLQYEDSAESKRSDNRELLDALTRWRLALAIADGELTLPAGVEFDALEWEWVSTGIPWIDPLKEINASIAARNGGFDSTPSICKVSGKDAYALAKEEADYQAYRKDLKLPHSLVEPGAVTIQEFSNAPA; from the coding sequence ATGATCGCCTTCGCGAATCAAGCCGCCGCCGACGCCCGTAAGAACTCGAACCGCTTCAACGCGTCGATCGAGCGGAAGTACTTCGGCGGCAGTTTCCCCGGAAACGATACGAGCGGCGACCCGCGGCAAGCGGGCTACGACGCCGCCAAGAAGACCGAGAAGCGGCGTTCGGTGCCGGTCTCCACGAAGAGCGAAGACAACGAGCTGCCGGCCGACAAGCGATCGCAGCTCCTCACGCTCGGCCGCGACTGCCGCCGCAACATGGCGATCGCCGCCTGGGCGATTCGGAAGCACCTCGACTACGTCGCGAGCTTCACCTTCAAAGCGTCGACCGGCAACGGCGAGTTCGACGACGTGCTGGAGAAGTTCGTGCGGAACTGGGGCAAGAAGGAAAACTTCGACGTCGCGCGGCGGCATCCGCTCAAGCGTTGGATCCGCATCGCCGAGGCGAGCCGCACGCTCGACGGCGACGTCGGCGTCGTGAAGCTCGCGTCGAAGAAGGTGCAGGCCGTCGAAGGGGATCGGATCCGCAACTTCTCCGGCTCGACCGAGGGCGACGCGTGGGTCCAGGGGGTGCAGGTCGACACGGCCGGCGGAGCGCTCGCCTACGCCGTCGGCAAGCGAAAGCCGAAGGGGGACGGGTTCGAGTTCGAGCGGGTCATTCCGATCGAGAACATGATCCTGCACGGCTACTTCGATCGCTTCGATCAATACCGGGGCATCAGCCCGATCGCGGCCGGTTTGAATTCGCTCCGCGACGTCTACGAGTGCGGCGAGCTGGCGCTGGCGAAGATGAAGGTCGCGCAGTTGTTCGCGTTGGCGATCTTCTCGAACGTGAGCGAAGACATCGGCGTGACGTTGCCCGGCGCGTCGGACGCCGACGACGAGGAGGAGGCCGAAGAAGGGGAAGAGGCCGACGACGCCGAAGGGAAATACAAGGTCGATCTCGGCGGCGGTCCGATCAAGCTCGAACTGCAGGACCGCGATCGAGCCGAATTCCTCGAATCGAAGTCCCCTTCGGTCGAGTTCCAGCAGTTCGTCAACACGTCGATCGCCGTCGCGCTCAAGTCGCTCGACATCCCGTACACGTTTTACGACGAGTCGTTCACGAACTACAGCGGCGGCCGGCAGGCGCTCCTGCAATACGAAGACAGCGCCGAGTCGAAGCGGAGCGACAACCGCGAGCTGCTCGACGCGCTCACTCGCTGGCGCTTGGCGCTGGCGATCGCCGACGGCGAGCTCACGTTGCCGGCCGGCGTCGAATTCGACGCGCTCGAATGGGAGTGGGTCTCGACGGGCATCCCGTGGATCGACCCGTTGAAGGAGATCAACGCGAGCATCGCGGCCCGCAACGGCGGCTTCGATTCGACGCCTTCCATCTGCAAGGTCTCCGGCAAAGACGCTTACGCGCTGGCGAAGGAAGAGGCGGATTATCAAGCCTATCGCAAAGACCTGAAGCTACCGCACAGCTTGGTCGAGCCCGGGGCGGTCACCATTCAGGAGTTCAGCAATGCACCAGCTTAA